In Eschrichtius robustus isolate mEscRob2 chromosome 2, mEscRob2.pri, whole genome shotgun sequence, a single window of DNA contains:
- the HSPA9 gene encoding stress-70 protein, mitochondrial translates to MINASRAAVARLVGAAASRGPTAARHQDGWNGFSHEAFRIVSRRDYASEAIKGAVVGIDLGTTNSCVAVMEGKQAKVLENAEGARTTPSVVAFTADGERLVGMPAKRQAVTNPNNTFYATKRLIGRRYDDSEVQKDIKNVPFKIVRASNGDAWVEAHGKLYSPSQIGAFVLMKMKETAENYLGHTAKNAVITVPAYFNDSQRQATKDAGQISGLNVLRVINEPTAAALAYGLDKSEDKIIAVYDLGGGTFDISILEIQKGVFEVKSTNGDTFLGGEDFDQALLRHIVKEFKRETGVDLTKDNMALQRVREAAEKAKCELSSSVQTDINLPYLTMDASGPKHLNMKLTRAQFEGIVTDLIRRTIAPCQKAMQDAEVSKSDIGEVILVGGMTRMPKVQQTVQDLFGRAPSKAVNPDEAVAIGAAIQGGVLAGDVTDVLLLDVTPLSLGIETLGGVFTKLINRNTTIPTKKSQVFSTAADGQTQVEIKVCQGEREMAGDNKLLGQFTLIGIPPAPRGVPQIEVTFDIDANGIVHVSAKDKGTGREQQIVIQSSGGLSKDDIENMVKNAEKYAEEDRRKKERVEAVNMAEGIIHDTETKMEEFKDQLPADECHKLKEEISKMRELLARKDSETGQNIRQAASSLQQASLKLFEMAYKKMASEREGSGSSGTGEQKEDQKEEKQ, encoded by the exons ATGATAAACGCCAGCCGAGCCGCAGTAGCCCGTCTTGTCGGCGCCGCAGCCTCCCGGGGCCCCACAGCAGCTCGCCACCAG gatggcTGGAATGGCTTTAGTCATGAAGCTTTTAGAATTGTTTCAAGGCGGGACTATGC ATCAGAAGCAATCAAGGGAGCAGTTGTTGGTATTGATTTGGGTACTACCAACTCCTGTGTGGCAGTTATGGAAGGTAAACAAGCAAAG GTGCTAGAGAATGCTGAAGGTGCCAGAACCACCCCTTCAGTTGTAGCCTTTACAGCAGATGGTGAGCGACTTGTTGGCATGCCGGCCAAGCGACAGGCTGTCACCAACCCGAACAACACATTCTATGCTACCAAGCGTCTCATTGGCCGGCGATATGATGACTCAGAAGTTCAAAAAGACAT TAAAAATGTTCCTTTTAAAATTGTCCGTGCCTCTAATGGCGATGCCTGGGTTGAAGCTCATGGAAAACTCTATTCCCCAAGTCAGATTGGAGCATTTGTGTTGATGAAGatgaaagagactgcag AAAATTACTTGGGGCATACAGCAAAAAATGCTGTGATCACCGTCCCAGCTTATTTCAATGACTCTCAGAGACAG gcCACTAAGGATGCTGGCCAGATATCTGGACTAAATGTGCTTCGGGTAATTAATGAACCCACAGCGGCTGCTCTGGCCTATGGTCTAGACAAATCAGAAGACAAAAT CATTGCCGTATATGATTTAGGTGGTGGAACTTTTGATATTTCCATACTGGAAATTCAGAAAGGAGTATTTGAGGTGAAATCCACCAATGGAGACACTTTTTTAGGTGGTGAAGACTTTGACCAGGCCTTGCTGCGTCACATTGTGAAGGAGTTCAAAAGAGAG ACAGGGGTTGATTTGACCAAAGACAACATGGCGCTTCAAAGGGTTCGGGAAGCCGCTGAGAAGGCCAAGTGTGAACTCTCTTCATCTGTGCAG ACTGACATCAATTTGCCATACCTTACAATGGATGCTTCTGGACCCAAGCATTTGAATATGAAGCTGACCCGGGCTCAGTTTGAGGGGATTGTTACTGATCTAATCAGAAGGACCATAGCTCCATGCCAAAAAGCCATGCAAGATGCAGAAGTCAGCAAAAGTGACATTGGAGAAGTGATTCTGGTTGGTGGCATGACTAGAATGCCCAAG GTTCAGCAGACTGTGCAGGATCTCTTTGGCCGAGCCCCAAGTAAAGCTGTCAATCCTGATGAGGCTGTGGCCATTGGAGCTGCCATTCAGGGAGGTGTGTTGGCTGGTGATGTCACAGATGTGCTACTCTTGGATGTCACTCCCCTGTCTCTGGGTATTGAGACTCTGGGAGGTGTCTTCACCAAGCTTATTAACAGGAACACCACTATTCCAACCAAGAAGAGCCAG GTGTTTTCTACAGCTGCTGATGGACAGACTCAAGTGGAGATTAAAGTGTGTCAGGGTGAGAGAGAGATGGCTGGAGACAACAAACTTCTTGGACAGTTTACTTTG atTGGGATTCCCCCAGCCCCTCGTGGAGTCCCTCAGATTGAAGTTACATTTGACATTGATGCCAATGGGATTGTACATGTTTCTGCCAAAGATAAGGGTACAGGACGCGAGCAGCAGA TTGTGATCCAGTCTTCCGGTGGGTTAAGCAAAGATGATATTGAAAATATGGTTAAAAATGCAGAGAAGTATGCTGAGGAAGACCGGCGAAAGAAG gaACGAGTTGAAGCAGTTAATATGGCTGAAGGAATCATTCATGACACAGAAACCAAGATGGAAGAATTCAAGGACCAATTGCCTGCTGATGAG tgccACAAGCTAAAAGAAGAGATTTCCAAAATGAGGGAGCTCCTCGCTcgaaaagacagtgaaacaggACAAAACATAAGACAGGCAGCATCTTCCCTTCAGCAAGCATCATTGAAGCTCTTCGAAATGGCATACAAAAAG ATGGCATCTGAACGGGAAGGCTCTGGAAGTTCTGGCACTGGGGAGCAAAAGGAAGATCAGAAGGAAGAGAAACAGTAA